The following coding sequences are from one Neurospora crassa OR74A linkage group I, whole genome shotgun sequence window:
- a CDS encoding DUF850 domain-containing protein, with the protein MAQVPVQTIHRDPQLFYWILFPITIVMILTGVLRHYASVLMQSAPKKLDQKAIREQRSLLHGINLRGNFHALSKKSFATRRDALVTAFESGAYLKDPERAGQGQPNPLSDPSSMEGMMGMMKNQMAMIIPNTLIMSWINAFFSGYVIMKLPFPLTIKFKSMLQAGVMTKDMDPRWMSSISWYFLCIFGLQSVFNFLLGSDNAASQMAQQMGGMGAAPQMFGPGVDPDKQFKAEAENLAVIEHYSVLDNVEERLLEGITV; encoded by the exons ATGGCCCAAGTTCCGGTCCAAACGATCCATAGGGATCCCCAGTTATT CTACTGGATCCTCTTCCCCATCACGATTGTCATG ATCCTGACGGGTGTACTCCGACACTATGCGAGTGTGTTGATGCAATCCGCCCCCAAGAAGCTCGATCAGAAGGCCATCCGCGAACAGCGCTCCCTTCTCCATGGAATCAACTTGCGCGGAAACTTCCACGCCCTCTCCAAGAAGTCGTTCGCCACACGCCGCGATGCCCTCGTCACAGCCTTCGAGTCGGGCGCCTACCTCAAGGACCCTGAGCGCGCCGGACAGGGCCAGCCCAACCCACTGAGCGATCCAAGCTCAATGGAGGGCATGATGGGCATGATGAAGAACCAGATGGCCATGATTATCCCCAACACGCTGATTATGAGCTGGATTAATGCGTTCTTCAGTGGTTACGTTATCA TGAAACTGCCTTTCCCTTTGACTATCAAGTTCAAGAGCATGCTTCAGGCAGGTGTCATGACCAAGGATATGGATCCCAGATGGATGTCCAGCATCAGCTGGTACTTCCTCTGTATCTTCGGTCTTCAATCCGTCTTTAACTTCTTGCTCGGCAGCGATAATG CTGCAAGCCAAATGGCTCAGCAGATGGGAGGGATGGGCGCGGCACCCCAAATGTTCGGCCCCGGCGTCGATCCCGATAAGCAGTTcaaggccgaggccgagaacCTCGCGGTTATCGAGCATTACTCGGTCCTCGACAATGTTGAGGAGCGTCTTCTTGAGGGCATTACGGTATAA
- a CDS encoding DNA-directed RNA polymerase III polypeptide: MFITTKIADLVQIAPEDFSKESFVAIEDNINAKYANKVVQKVGLFVCLWDVTWTSEGQIGHGSGLVNVNVEFEMVVFRPFKHEVILARITHQTEEGIYLGMDFFNDIFVPAAELPDNSEFDTTEKVWVWKEEGQELYFDNNEMVRFRVIGEEWHDQTPTGPVEVDQTANQLLPPYKITGSMKEGGLGCCLWWE; this comes from the exons ATGTTCATTACT ACGAAAATCGCCGACTTGGTGCAGATTGCACCCGAGGACTTCAGCAAAGAGAGTTTTGTCGCGATTGAAGACAACATCAACGCCAAATATGCAAACAAG GTGGTACAGAAAGTCGGCCTTTTCGTCTGCTTGTGGGATGTCACTTGGACATCAGAAGGTCAGATAGGTCATGGCAGTGGTTTAGTCAACGTGAACG TTGAGTTCGAGATGGTGGTCTTCAGGCCATTCAAGCACGAAGTCATTCTCGCACGCATCACCCACCAGACCGAGGAAGGCATATACC TTGGCATGGACTTCTTTAATGATATCTTTGTTCCCGCCGCGGAGCTGCCGGACAACTCAGAGTT CGACACAACCGAGAAGGTCTGGGTatggaaggaagaaggccaGGAGCTGTACTTTGACAACAACGAGATGGTCCGTTTCCGAGTTATCGGCGAGGAGTGGCACGACCAAACACCAACAGGCCCGGTGGAAGTCGACCAGACTGCAAACCAGCTCCTACCGCCATATAAGATCACGGGTTCcatgaaggaaggaggactGGGATGCTGTCTGTGGTGGGAGTAG